The DNA region GTGTATTTCATAACTAGACATTCCAgcctacaaaaaaaaacagttgtttGTGAATAAGCTCTCAAGTAATTTAGGAAAATACTTaggtaacaaaaataaaaattgtgttttctaTGATTCTGTCCATGTCAGGGATTGTTCTGCAAATTACACAATCTCTACCGCATACACGTTAATATCACACCCTTGCATAGAGGACGGCAGGCGTTTAATGTTTTGTCATAATTAAATCCCTATAGAGCTTTATATTTGCTtgtttctaaataaataaatctaaataaatttctttcacaaagaaatatcggagcaattatgtttttttgtagtaaaatacatggttaaacaaaacaaaagtttaatttttcgcTAAAATGTTACATGCAAGTGAAAACAAGACATTTATTATTGTTGTAACACCTTCTTTCATTAggaaacataataaaaacaaggtgGTACACGCTTGTCATAGCACCCTCCTTTGTTGTACATTTtagttatttaattatttatataatgTAAGGCCAGAATAGACGAAACAATTTTGTAGATcaattttcgaaaaatattatttgtcaaaatattgtttaaaaaaatacagcaaAAATTTTAGGTCAATAATTATtcaattcttaatttttttatatgcatataTGATACAATGTAAAGAACAATCTGAGCAacagcaaagaaaaaaacaattttgtgctCCTTAATCTTTTCAAGCAGTATCATTCTTTCACATGaaagaaaagttagaaaaaaTGTATGGGTGAAAGATTGGCTCCATCACAATAAAATCAAACCTGTTTGATTTAATTAGATGAATTTTTGAATATTGATTTGTGTTTTTGTGTCATTTTAGTAGCATTGttcttttactttttaatgATAAATACACAACAATTTTAGATTAATTTtagttcaatattttattttgaaaagtgATCTGCAAAATTGTTCCATCTATTTGGGCCTTAATAACTAAACTATAGTCcttaaaaagattttgtatttagatttagattttcttaaaaactgcgcaaaaagattaaaagaacactataattttttataaaattatatttctgtttttttattaatttaagagGGAGGAGAATAAAACTTGTtgtataaatttcaaaacagcgCAAGAATAATTCTGCATAACTTAACCACAAGTTTTTGAGCACTATGTAGTTATTGTAGTTATTGtaataattcaaaacaagagaacaaatttatccaaacattttttttagtgaaaaattatttttttgttggcacataaaaaaagtattaactGCATGTGTAGCGTGAAAATACAAGAATTAAAAATCGCACACTTTGATACCATACAACCAATgctaagttaaaaacaattaagGAAGCGACAATGGTTTCAGAATCAACATAATAAATACTTCTGCTGAAACTTAtcactatttttaattttttttgtaatttttttgtaataatgaattaaaatgtgCCTTTTTTgatgataataaaaatatggCGGTTTACCATGACCATAGAATCAACTGAAAGTGGCCTAATATTGTTTTTCACCAAAAATTGTGTTGGCTTCGTAGCAGCTGTTGGGAATTTTTTTAGCAAAGAAATTTCATAGCTAGAGAACTTGGCTGTGAACGTAcataatctttaaaaaaatgttaaaaaatttgataGGATCTTTAAAGGTTGAGGAACAAAAAgagttttgaaagtttttttaagtgtagagtccaacatcatttttcaTCTTATGATCCCTTAGTCTTGACGTAAAATTAGGCTCCCCATATggtcttcatttttttattttacatttacaGATTGAAAAGAAATGTCTTATGTAATCATCAGTAAACAGATTCGCACTGAAATTGGTCCAACATTATGTGGTGACGAATTTCAAGATCAAAGTTTAATGAACGCGATAGGAGCAACCCTCCaacaaagtatatatttttttacttttattattattattactagtagATATTCACAGGAATAAAACTTCCTCactatatattttaaagaaaaaatttaaaaatattataaatcgtGAAGCttactgatcaaaataatatataaaagtttTGCTTAAAGGTTTATGAAGTAACAGGCTTAAAATATTTGGTTGTTGCAACAGTGGCCcatgtatatacaaaaaaaatttttttcaaaataataattagTTTGAAAGTCAAAAATAATGGAAGCTATAGTTGTgacaatctaaaaaaaacatgtgttaTTACTTTAcagtttttccaaaaaatgcGGTCAGTCttgcccgtagaacaactaattaacaCTGTACTTGTCTTTATCTTATTTGATAAATGTGTTATAGGTCCTGGTCAGCACTTCAAGCATTATGAATCAGTTGATCCCCCGcgtgtagttttagaaaaactTGGACGATTAGGCTATACTG from Hydractinia symbiolongicarpus strain clone_291-10 chromosome 6, HSymV2.1, whole genome shotgun sequence includes:
- the LOC130647721 gene encoding GTP cyclohydrolase 1 feedback regulatory protein-like — protein: MSYVIISKQIRTEIGPTLCGDEFQDQSLMNAIGATLQQSPGQHFKHYESVDPPRVVLEKLGRLGYTVVGFTGCGQTVLWTLKK